TCGGCCTTCACATCGCCGAGGGTGAGTTCGTGGCGGTAGTGGGCCGTTCCGGGTGCGGCAAGTCCACACTGCTCAGGCTGATCGCCGGGCTGCTGCCGGTCACCGAGGGCGAGATCATCATCGGCGGCGAGCGGGTCACCGGAGCCCGGCGGGATGTCGCCCTGCTGTTCCAGCGGCCGGCCCTGCTGCCCTGGCGGTCCGTCCTCGACAACGTCCTGCTGCCCGCGGAGATCTTCGGCTGGAGCAAGGCAGAGCGCCGCGACCAGGCGTGCCGGCTGCTGGAGACGGCCGGACTGAGCGGCTTCGAGAAGCACCGGCCGCACGAGCTTTCCGGCGGTATGCAGCAACGTGTCTCATTGTGCCGGTCGCTGATGGGCAAGCCCCGGGTGCTGCTCATGGACGAACCGTTCTCCGCACTCGACGCGCTGACCCGCGCGGAACTCGCGGTGGAGCTGCAACGCGTCCACATCGAAAACTCCGCCACCGTCGTCTTTGTCACCCACTCGATAGACGAGGCCGTGCTGCTCGCCGACCGGGTGGTGGTGCTCAGTCCGCGCCCGGGCCGGATCCGCAAGGTCGTCGACATCGCCATTCCCCGGCCGAGGACGCTGGGCCGAACTGCGCACCTCGGCGAAGTGGCCCGGTGCAGCGCCGATCTGCACGAGCTGCTGATGGAACGGGACATGTCCACGTCGGCCGAAACGGAGGAGCGATGACCCTGCGGATCTGCGTCTTCACCGAGCCGCACCGCGGCGCCGACTACGAAGATCAGCTGCGCTTTGTGCGACTCGTCGAGGCCGGCGGGTTCGAGGGCTTCTTCCGGGCCGACCACTACCAGGCGATGGGCGCCGATCCCGGGCTGCCCGGACCCACCGACGCGTGGCTCACGCTGGGCGCGCTCGCCCGGGAGACCTCCAGGATCCGGCTGGGAACCCTGGTCACCTCGGCCACCTTCCGTCTGCCAGGCCCGCTGGCCGTGATGGTGGCGCAGGTCGACCGGATGAGCTCCGGGCGGGTCGAGCTGGGCATCGGCGCCGGCTGGTACGAACGAGAACACACCTCGTACGGCATTCCGTTCCCGGCCGTCCAGGAGCGCTTCGACCGGCTGGAGGAGCAGCTGGCGGTGATCACCGGGCTGTGGCGGACACCGGTCGGCGAGAGCTTCAGCTACCGCGGCGACCACTACCAGCTGGTCGACGCGCCAGCTCTGCCGAAGCCGGTGCAGGTGCCGGCCCCGCCGATCATCGTCGGGGGCCGCGGCCCCAAGCGCACCCCGGAGCTGGCCGCCCGGTATGCCGACGAGTTCAACATGCCCTTCAAGTCGGTGGCAGAGACGGCCCAGGCGTACCAACGGGTTGCCGAGGCGTGTGACCGGACCGGCCGGGCCGACGCCGGTCAGCCACCGCTGGTGCTCTCGGCCGGTGTCGTGGTCGCGATCGGCCGTACCGACGCGGAGGCGCAGCGGCGGGCCGCCCCACTGCACGTCAAGAGCGCGCTGCCGCCGGAGGATCCGGTGGTCGGATCCCCGGCCCAGCTCGTGGAGCGGCTCGGCGAGTTCTCCGCGATCGGCGCATGCCGGATCCATCTGCGACTGATCGACTTCTCTGACCTCGACCACCTGGAACTCATCGCCGGTGAGGTGCTCCCGCAGCTGTAGCACGTGAAGACCGAGGCACCCTGTGCCAGAAGTCGCATAGCCGTTGATCAGGTACGTGCAGCTCCAGGCACGTCAGGTTGCCCGGCCGGCCCAGTGGGCTGCGCCCGCACCAGCCGCCGGGTCACCGTGTCGCGCGGCGATCCTTCACAGCCGCACCGGCGGCATCACCGGTCCGGCTCAACGGCTCGGCACGCCAGCACTGCACGATCCGGGTCGAGCCACTGCCCGGTGACTTCGAGGCCGAGTGCATCGAGCCGGGCGTCTCAGCCACGCGCGCCGGGTAAGTGGCCCCCGGGGACGCCGTGGCCCCGGACGGCGGCCTTCCAGTGAGTGGTGTGCATCGTGAAGACGCTGGTCATGGGGCTGGTGTGGGTGTGTTCTTCCCTGGTCGGCGGCCGATGTCCACGATGAAGATCGTCTGACTGGGCGGCCGGGGCGGTTTCTGGGGGTTCTGCTGCGTCCGTCGCGTGTGTCCGCCTACGATCCGTCGCCATGCGAATAGCGCCATCGGATCGCGGGAGGGAGCGGGTTGTCCGAGCTGGAGCGGATCACGGCTCGGCGGAGTGAGCTGGACGTGCTCGCCGAGGAGTTGAGTAAACGGCTTCGTCGTCCGGGCCGCGGTCGTCGAGGCCGACGAAGCCCA
This portion of the Streptomyces canus genome encodes:
- a CDS encoding ABC transporter ATP-binding protein; this translates as MIRLTGVSRSFTSRSGSTMALQGIGLHIAEGEFVAVVGRSGCGKSTLLRLIAGLLPVTEGEIIIGGERVTGARRDVALLFQRPALLPWRSVLDNVLLPAEIFGWSKAERRDQACRLLETAGLSGFEKHRPHELSGGMQQRVSLCRSLMGKPRVLLMDEPFSALDALTRAELAVELQRVHIENSATVVFVTHSIDEAVLLADRVVVLSPRPGRIRKVVDIAIPRPRTLGRTAHLGEVARCSADLHELLMERDMSTSAETEER
- a CDS encoding LLM class F420-dependent oxidoreductase, which gives rise to MTLRICVFTEPHRGADYEDQLRFVRLVEAGGFEGFFRADHYQAMGADPGLPGPTDAWLTLGALARETSRIRLGTLVTSATFRLPGPLAVMVAQVDRMSSGRVELGIGAGWYEREHTSYGIPFPAVQERFDRLEEQLAVITGLWRTPVGESFSYRGDHYQLVDAPALPKPVQVPAPPIIVGGRGPKRTPELAARYADEFNMPFKSVAETAQAYQRVAEACDRTGRADAGQPPLVLSAGVVVAIGRTDAEAQRRAAPLHVKSALPPEDPVVGSPAQLVERLGEFSAIGACRIHLRLIDFSDLDHLELIAGEVLPQL